One Pseudomonas entomophila genomic window carries:
- the pheS gene encoding phenylalanine--tRNA ligase subunit alpha, producing the protein MENLDALVAQALEAVERAEDITTLEQIRVQFLGKKGELTQVMKTLGNLPAEERPKVGALINDAKERVTDVLNARKAGFEEAELNARLAAECIDVTLPGRGQTTGGLHPITRTLERIEQFFTHIGYGIAEGPEVEDDYHNFEALNIPGHHPARAMHDTFYFNANMLLRTHTSPVQVRTMESTQPPIRIVCPGRVYRCDSDITHSPMFHQVEGLLIDRGINFADLKGTIEEFLRVFFEKELAVRFRPSFFPFTEPSAEVDIQCVMCSGNGCRVCKQTGWLEVMGCGMVHPNVLRMSGIDPEEYQGFAFGMGAERLAMLRYGVNDLRLFFDNDLRFLAQFR; encoded by the coding sequence ATGGAAAACCTGGACGCGCTGGTCGCCCAAGCCCTCGAGGCCGTGGAACGCGCTGAAGACATCACTACCCTGGAACAGATCCGGGTCCAATTCCTCGGCAAGAAAGGCGAGCTGACCCAGGTGATGAAGACCCTGGGCAACCTGCCAGCCGAAGAGCGCCCCAAGGTTGGCGCGCTGATCAACGACGCCAAGGAACGCGTCACCGACGTGCTCAACGCACGCAAGGCCGGTTTTGAAGAGGCTGAGCTCAACGCTCGCCTGGCCGCCGAATGCATCGACGTGACCCTGCCAGGCCGTGGCCAGACCACCGGCGGGCTGCACCCGATCACCCGTACGCTCGAGCGCATCGAGCAGTTCTTCACCCACATCGGCTACGGCATCGCCGAAGGCCCAGAGGTGGAAGACGACTACCACAACTTCGAAGCGCTCAACATCCCCGGCCACCACCCGGCCCGGGCGATGCACGACACCTTCTACTTCAACGCCAACATGCTGCTGCGCACCCACACCTCGCCGGTACAGGTGCGCACCATGGAAAGCACCCAGCCGCCGATCCGCATCGTCTGCCCAGGCCGTGTGTACCGTTGCGACTCGGATATCACCCACTCGCCGATGTTCCACCAGGTCGAAGGCCTGCTGATCGACCGTGGCATCAACTTCGCCGACCTCAAGGGCACCATCGAAGAGTTCCTGCGGGTGTTCTTCGAGAAAGAACTGGCCGTGCGCTTCCGCCCGTCGTTCTTCCCCTTCACCGAGCCGTCCGCCGAAGTCGACATCCAGTGCGTGATGTGTTCCGGCAACGGCTGCCGCGTGTGCAAGCAGACCGGCTGGCTGGAAGTGATGGGCTGCGGCATGGTCCACCCGAACGTGCTGCGCATGTCCGGCATCGACCCGGAAGAGTATCAAGGCTTCGCCTTCGGCATGGGTGCCGAGCGCCTGGCCATGCTGCGCTATGGCGTCAACGATTTGCGTCTGTTCTTCGACAACGACCTGCGGTTCTTGGCTCAATTCCGCTAG
- the thrS gene encoding threonine--tRNA ligase → MPVITLPDGSQRTFDQPVSVAEVAASIGAGLAKATLAGKVDGKLVDACDKIDHDATLQIITPKDEEGLEIIRHSCAHLIGHAVKQLYPTAKMVIGPVIDEGFYYDIAYERPFTPDDLAAIEKRMQQLIDTDYDVVKKMTPRAEVIDVFTSRGEDYKLRLVEDMPDEQAMGLYYHEEYVDMCRGPHVPNTRFLKAFKLTKLSGAYWRGDAKNEQLQRVYGTAWADKKQLAAYIQRIEEAEKRDHRKIGKQLDLFHLQEEAPGMVFWHANGWTVYQVLEQYMRQVQRENGYQEIKTPQVVDRILWERSGHWSNYAENMFTTSSENRDYAVKPMNCPCHVQVFNQGLKSYRDLPLRLAEFGACHRNEPSGALHGIMRVRGFVQDDAHIFCTEDQVKKEAADFIKLTLDVYKDFGFTDVAMKLSTRPAKRVGSEELWDRAEGALADALNESGLEWEYQPGEGAFYGPKIEFTLRDCLGRNWQCGTLQYDPNLPERLDASYIAEDNSRVRPVMLHRAILGSFERFIGMLIEHYAGVFPAWLAPTQAVIMNITDKQADFALEVEKALNGSGFRAKSDLRNEKIGFKIREHTLLRVPYLLVIGDREVETQTVAVRTREGADLGSMPVAQFAELLSQAVSRRGRQESE, encoded by the coding sequence ATGCCCGTTATTACTCTTCCCGATGGCAGTCAACGCACGTTCGACCAGCCGGTATCCGTAGCCGAAGTCGCCGCCTCGATCGGTGCAGGCCTGGCCAAGGCGACGCTCGCCGGCAAGGTCGACGGCAAACTCGTCGATGCCTGCGACAAGATCGACCACGACGCCACCCTGCAGATCATCACCCCCAAAGATGAAGAGGGACTGGAGATCATCCGTCACTCGTGCGCCCACCTGATCGGCCACGCGGTGAAACAGCTGTACCCGACCGCCAAGATGGTGATCGGCCCGGTGATCGACGAAGGCTTCTACTACGACATCGCCTACGAGCGTCCCTTCACCCCGGACGACCTCGCCGCCATCGAAAAGCGCATGCAGCAGCTGATCGACACGGACTACGACGTCGTCAAGAAGATGACCCCGCGCGCCGAAGTCATCGACGTGTTCACCAGCCGTGGCGAGGACTACAAGCTGCGCCTGGTCGAGGACATGCCGGATGAACAGGCCATGGGCCTGTACTACCACGAAGAATACGTCGACATGTGCCGCGGCCCGCACGTGCCGAACACCCGTTTCCTCAAAGCGTTCAAGCTGACCAAGCTGAGCGGCGCCTACTGGCGCGGCGATGCCAAGAACGAGCAGCTGCAACGCGTGTACGGCACCGCCTGGGCCGACAAGAAGCAGCTGGCCGCCTACATCCAGCGCATCGAAGAAGCCGAAAAACGCGACCACCGCAAGATCGGCAAGCAGCTCGACCTGTTCCACCTGCAGGAAGAAGCGCCTGGCATGGTGTTCTGGCACGCCAACGGCTGGACCGTGTACCAGGTGCTCGAGCAGTACATGCGCCAGGTCCAGCGTGAAAACGGCTATCAAGAGATCAAGACCCCGCAGGTCGTCGACCGCATCCTCTGGGAGCGTTCCGGCCACTGGTCCAACTACGCCGAGAACATGTTCACCACTTCGTCGGAAAACCGCGACTACGCGGTAAAACCGATGAACTGCCCGTGCCACGTGCAGGTGTTCAACCAGGGCCTCAAATCCTACCGCGACCTGCCGCTGCGCCTGGCCGAGTTCGGTGCCTGCCACCGCAACGAGCCGTCCGGCGCCCTGCACGGCATCATGCGCGTGCGTGGCTTCGTACAGGACGACGCGCACATCTTCTGCACCGAAGACCAGGTGAAGAAGGAAGCCGCCGACTTCATCAAGCTCACGCTCGATGTGTATAAGGACTTCGGCTTCACCGACGTCGCCATGAAGCTCTCGACCCGCCCCGCCAAGCGCGTGGGCTCCGAAGAGCTGTGGGACCGCGCCGAAGGCGCGCTGGCCGACGCCCTGAACGAGTCGGGCCTGGAGTGGGAATACCAGCCGGGCGAGGGCGCGTTCTACGGCCCGAAGATCGAGTTCACCCTGCGCGACTGCCTCGGCCGTAACTGGCAGTGCGGCACCCTGCAGTACGACCCGAACCTGCCGGAGCGCCTGGACGCCAGCTACATCGCCGAAGACAACAGCCGCGTGCGCCCGGTGATGCTGCACCGCGCCATCCTCGGCTCGTTCGAACGCTTCATCGGCATGCTGATCGAGCACTATGCCGGTGTGTTCCCGGCCTGGCTCGCCCCGACCCAAGCCGTGATCATGAACATCACCGACAAGCAGGCCGATTTCGCCCTCGAGGTGGAAAAAGCCCTGAACGGTAGCGGATTCCGTGCCAAGTCGGACTTGAGAAATGAGAAGATCGGCTTTAAAATCCGCGAGCATACGTTGCTGCGTGTCCCTTACCTTTTGGTTATAGGGGATCGCGAAGTCGAAACGCAAACCGTCGCTGTGCGCACCCGCGAAGGCGCAGACCTGGGCTCGATGCCCGTCGCGCAGTTCGCTGAGCTGCTGTCGCAAGCGGTTTCCCGGCGTGGTCGCCAAGAATCGGAGTAA
- the rpmI gene encoding 50S ribosomal protein L35, whose product MPKMKTKSGAAKRFLKTASGFKHKHAFKSHILTKMSTKRKRQLRGASLLHPSDVAKVERMLRVR is encoded by the coding sequence ATGCCAAAAATGAAAACCAAGAGCGGTGCTGCGAAGCGTTTCCTGAAAACCGCTTCCGGCTTCAAGCACAAGCACGCTTTCAAGAGCCACATCCTGACCAAAATGTCGACCAAGCGTAAGCGTCAACTGCGCGGTGCCAGCCTGCTGCACCCGTCTGACGTTGCAAAAGTCGAGCGCATGCTGCGCGTACGTTAA
- the infC gene encoding translation initiation factor IF-3, with protein MTIKREMRNDKRTAPKAPINENISAREVRLIGADGEQIGIVSIDEALRIADEAKLDLVEISADAQPPVCKVMDYGKHLFEKKKQANEAKKNQKQIQIKEIKFRPGTEEGDYQVKLRNLVRFLSDGDKAKISLRFRGREMAHQELGMELLKRVETDLADYGTVEQHPKMEGRQLMMVIAPKKKK; from the coding sequence ATGACTATTAAGCGTGAAATGAGAAACGATAAACGAACTGCACCGAAAGCCCCGATCAACGAGAATATCTCGGCACGCGAGGTTCGGTTAATTGGTGCTGACGGCGAGCAGATTGGCATCGTCTCGATTGATGAAGCGCTGCGTATCGCTGATGAAGCGAAGCTGGATCTGGTGGAAATCTCTGCAGACGCGCAACCGCCCGTCTGCAAGGTGATGGACTACGGCAAGCACCTCTTCGAGAAGAAGAAGCAGGCCAACGAAGCCAAGAAGAACCAGAAGCAGATCCAGATCAAAGAAATCAAGTTTCGTCCAGGGACGGAAGAAGGGGATTACCAGGTAAAACTACGCAACCTGGTACGTTTCCTTAGCGATGGGGACAAGGCCAAGATCTCTCTGAGATTCCGCGGCCGTGAGATGGCCCACCAGGAGCTGGGCATGGAGCTGTTGAAGCGGGTCGAAACCGACCTCGCCGACTACGGCACCGTTGAGCAGCATCCGAAGATGGAAGGACGCCAGCTTATGATGGTCATCGCCCCCAAAAAGAAGAAGTAA
- the rplT gene encoding 50S ribosomal protein L20, translated as MARVKRGVIARKRHKKILKLAKGYYGARSRVFRVAKQAVIKAGQYAYRDRRQKKRQFRALWIARINAGARTNGLSYSRLIAGLKKASIEIDRKVLADLAVNEKAAFAAIVEKAKAVLA; from the coding sequence ATGGCTCGTGTAAAGCGTGGCGTCATCGCTCGTAAGCGTCACAAGAAAATTCTGAAACTGGCTAAAGGCTACTACGGTGCACGCTCGCGCGTATTCCGCGTTGCCAAGCAGGCGGTCATCAAGGCAGGCCAATACGCCTACCGCGACCGTCGCCAGAAGAAGCGTCAGTTCCGCGCACTGTGGATCGCTCGTATCAACGCCGGTGCCCGCACCAACGGTCTGTCGTACAGCCGTCTGATTGCTGGCCTGAAAAAGGCGTCGATCGAAATCGACCGTAAGGTTCTGGCCGATCTGGCAGTGAACGAAAAAGCGGCGTTTGCTGCGATTGTCGAGAAGGCTAAAGCCGTACTGGCTTAA